One genomic segment of Sorex araneus isolate mSorAra2 chromosome X, mSorAra2.pri, whole genome shotgun sequence includes these proteins:
- the LOC101549625 gene encoding 60S ribosomal protein L38-like yields MPHKIEEIKDLAWRKDAKSIKIKKNKDNVKFKVRCSKYLYMLVITDKEKAQKLKQSLPPGLAVKELK; encoded by the coding sequence ATGCCGCACAAAATCGAGGAAATCAAGGACTTAGCGTGGCGGAAGGACGCCAAGTCCATCAAGATCAAGAAAAATAAGGACAACGTGAAGTTCAAGGTGCGCTGCAGCAAGTACCTGTACATGCTGGTCATCACCGACAAGGAGAAGGCCCAGAAGCTGAAGCAGTCGCTGCCCCCAGGTTTGGCGGTGAAGGAGCTGAAATGA
- the USP27X gene encoding ubiquitin carboxyl-terminal hydrolase 27 yields ISAVFPQLARAPAARPAPGRDTTGSGAPPGTTRGRGPGAGPRDPQLEPAPHVTPVQQQVWERVNRGRRGLAAAALSAGAPGPARGRRPLPPSLLRRESPAGPAAAATAGRGPARVCVAPAPPRPAAAVPGEQGEEPARGEAEEVEKAEPDTAAKAERKVEAEAKVAERAAAAAAATAAAATAATAAAAAAAATAAAAARKVDATEKVEAAGNAESVEQPGRRRELKLESKPEPLREADREPEGEPGQELQDENPEPSSGGGGADEVLPLPLPPDPPRPPAPSQRRSRAPRRRPRPRPQTRLRTPAQPRPRPPPRSRPRPRRGPGGGYLDVDFSLGPPGCSHVNSFKVGENWRQELRVIYQCFVWCGTPETRKSKAKSCICHVCSTHLNRLHSCLSCVFFGCFTEKHIHEHAETKQHNLAVDLYYGGIYCFMCKDYVYDKDIEQIAKEERGEALKLQASSATDFSHLQCFMPGLGDRYPTWETTRPEFELLGHNPRRRRITSSFTIGLRGLINLGNTCFMNCIVQALTHTPILRDFFLSDKHQCEMPSPELCLVCEMSSLYRELYSGNPSPHVPYKLLHLVWIHARHLAGYRQQDAHEFLIAALDVLHRHCKGDEVGKAASNLNHCNCIIDQIFTGGLQSDVTCQACHGVSTTIDPCWDISLDLPGSCTSFWPLSPGRESSLNGENYIPGVPTLTDCLRRFTRPEHLGSSAKIKCSSCQSYQESTKQLTMKKLPVVACFHFKRFEHSVKQRRKITTYISFPLELDMTPFMASSKESRMNGQLQLPTNSGNDENKYSLFAVVNHQGTLESGHYTSFIRHHKDQWFKCDDAVITKANIKDVMDSEGYLLFYHKQILEHESEKAKEMNTQTY; encoded by the coding sequence ATTAGCGCTGTGTTTCCCCAACTCGCCCGCGCCCCCGCAGCCCGGCCGGCCCCCGGGAGAGACACAACGGGCTCCGGAGCGCCTCCCGGCACGActcggggccgggggccgggggcggggccgcgggatCCGCAGCTTGAACCCGCGCCCCACGTGACGCCCGTGCAGCAGCAAGTTTGGGAAAGAGTGAATCGCGGGCGGCGGGGCCTGGCGGCGGCCGCGCTCtccgccggggcgccggggccggCCCGGGGGCGTCGCCCGCTTCCGCCCTCCCTCCTCCGGCGAGAGTCCCCGGCGGGGCCCGCGGCCGCAGCCACCGCCGGGCGGGGGCCAGCCCGGGTCTGCGTGGCCCCCGCGCCGCCACGCCCAGCGGCCGCCGTGCCCGGCGAGCAGGGGGAGGAGCCGGCGCGAGGGGAGGCGGAGGAGGTAGAAAAGGCGGAGCCCGACACGGCCGCGAAGGCAGAGAGGAAGGTGGAGGCTGAGGCGAAGGTGGCCGAGcgggcggcagcggcagcggcggcgacggcggcggcggcgacggcggcgacggcggcagcggcggcggcggcggcgacggcggcggccgcggccagGAAGGTGGACGCCACCGAGAAGGTGGAGGCGGCCGGGAACGCGGAGTCGGTGGAGCAGCCGGGCCGCCGGCGGGAGCTCAAGCTGGAGTCCAAGCCCGAACCTCTGCGGGAGGCGGATCGGGAGCCCGAGGGGGAGCCCGGGCAGGAGCTGCAGGATGAGAACCCGGAGCCGAGCAGCGGTGGAGGCGGCGCCGATGAggttcttccccttccccttccccccgaCCCGCCGCGGCCCCCCGCTCCCTCCCAGCGTCGCAGTCGTGCCCCCCGCCGCCGACCCCGGCCGCGGCCCCAGACCCGGCTGCGAACCCCGGCGCAGCCTAGGCCACGGCCCCCACCCCGCTCGCGGCCCCGACCCCGACGCGGACCCGGGGGCGGGTACCTGGATGTGGATTTCAGTCTGGGTCCCCCAGGCTGTTCCCACGTGAACAGCTTTAAGGTGGGAGAGAACTGGAGGCAGGAGCTGCGGGTTATCTACCAGTGCTTCGTGTGGTGTGGAACCCCAGAGACCAGGAAAAGCAAGGCGAAGTCGTGCATCTGCCATGTGTGCAGCACCCATTTGAACAGACTCCACTCTTGCCTTTCCTGCGTGTTCTTTGGCTGCTTCACCGAGAAGCACATTCACGAGCACGCCGAGACAAAACAACACAACTTAGCCGTAGACCTTTATTACGGAGGCATCTACTGCTTTATGTGTAAGGACTATGTGTATGACAAAGACATTGAGCAAATTGCCAAAGAAGAGCGAGGGGAGGCTTTGAAATTGCAAGCCTCCTCTGCCACCGACTTTTCTCACCTGCAGTGTTTCATGCCGGGCTTGGGAGACAGGTACCCGACTTGGGAGACAACCAGACCCGAGTTTGAACTGCTGGGACACAACCCCCGGAGAAGAAGAATCACCTCCAGCTTCACCATTGGCTTAAGAGGACTGATCAATCTCGGCAACACCTGCTTTATGAACTGCATCGTCCAGGCCTTGACCCACACACCGATACTCAGAGATTTCTTCCTCTCAGACAAGCATCAGTGTGAAATGCCGAGTCCCGAGCTGTGCCTGGTCTGTGAGATGTCTTCGCTTTATCGAGAGTTATACTCGGGCAACCCGTCTCCTCATGTTCCTTATAAACTGCTGCACTTGGTGTGGATCCATGCGCGGCACTTGGCAGGATATAGGCAGCAGGATGCCCATGAGTTTCTCATTGCCGCGCTGGATGTCTTGCACAGGCACTGCAAAGGTGATGAGGTGGGCAAGGCAGCCAGCAATCTCAACCATTGCAACTGCATCATAGACCAAATCTTCACAGGTGGCCTGCAGTCTGATGTCACCTGCCAAGCCTGCCATGGTGTCTCTACCACGATAGACCCATGCTGGGACATCAGCTTGGACTTGCCTGGCTCTTGCACCTCCttctggcccctgagcccagggaGGGAAAGCAGTCTGAATGGGGAAAATTACATCCCAGGAGTCCCCACTCTCACAGACTGCCTGCGAAGGTTTACAAGGCCAGAGCATTTAGGAAGCAGTGCCAAAATCAAATGCAGTAGTTGCCAAAGCTACCAGGAGTCCACCAAACAGCTGACAATGAAGAAACTACCTGTTGTTGCCTGTTTTCATTTTAAACGATTTGAACACTCGGTCAAGCAGAGGCGCAAGATCACTACGTACATATCTTTTCCTCTCGAGCTCGATATGACACCATTCATGGCCTCAAGTAAAGAGAGCAGGATGAATGGACAGTTGCAGCTGCCAACCAACAGTGGAAATGATGAGAATAAGTATTCCTTGTTTGCAGTCGTTAATCACCAAGGAACCTTGGAGAGTGGTCACTATACCAGCTTCATCCGGCACCACAAGGACCAGTGGTTCAAATGTGATGATGCTGTCATCACCAAGGCCAATATTAAGGACGTGATGGATAGTGAGGGATATTTGCTGTTCTATCACAAACAGATCCTGGAACATGAgtcagaaaaagcaaaagaaatgaataCACAAACCTACTGA